The following proteins are co-located in the Microcystis wesenbergii NRERC-220 genome:
- the kdpB gene encoding potassium-transporting ATPase subunit KdpB: MRTNKGNSKSPRPLRVPRGRRDDRRHTPKVNRTGLYQRAIRQSFLKLDPRIAVRNPVLFVVWLGTIVTALVTIDPHLFGTIAGERGQQRLLNGIITLILFFTVLFANFAEAIAEGRGKAQADALRSTRSDTMARKILADGSIESVSSTSLGRGDRVKLVAGDVIPADGEVIEGIGSVDESAITGESAPVLKQPGTDIASSVTGGTRLLSDELTVRIAQDPGQGFIDRMISLVEGAERTKTPNEIALTVLLAVLTQVFLIVVATIPSIGNYIASFLDTSLGPAVADTFRAGSSIAILISLLVALIPTTIGGLLSAIGIAGMDRVAQFNVIATSGRAVEACGDVNTLLLDKTGTITLGNRLADEFIPANGHNLEELARVCLAASLFDETPEGRSIVALARNLGANLDIDGQPGEGVPFSARTRMSGTDRDGEEYRKGAVEAIKGFVRSRGGSVPASLDQARERVSRLGGTPLAVCRGNDIYGVIYLKDIVKPGLKERFDQLRRMGVRTIMLTGDNQITASVIAAEAGVDDFIAEATPEDKIEVIRREQSQGKLVAMTGDGTNDAPALAQANVGVAMNSGTQAAKEAANMVDLDSDPTKLIDLVTIGKQLLITRGALTTFSVANDIAKYFAIIPTIFAAAGIGPLNIMGLKSAQSAIVSALIYNALIIPVLIPLALKGVQFRPLTADQLLRRNILIYGVGGVIAPFIAIKIIDEIISAIGLR; the protein is encoded by the coding sequence ATGAGAACGAACAAAGGAAATTCTAAGTCCCCCCGCCCGTTGCGAGTGCCGAGAGGTCGCCGGGACGACCGCCGCCATACCCCCAAGGTAAACCGGACAGGTCTCTATCAACGTGCGATCCGGCAGTCCTTCCTTAAACTCGACCCGCGCATCGCCGTGCGTAACCCTGTCCTATTCGTGGTCTGGTTGGGAACAATCGTCACGGCCCTGGTGACGATCGACCCGCATCTATTCGGCACGATCGCCGGGGAGAGGGGACAACAACGGCTACTTAACGGCATCATCACCCTGATCCTCTTCTTCACGGTGCTGTTCGCCAACTTCGCCGAGGCAATCGCCGAGGGACGGGGAAAAGCCCAGGCCGATGCCCTGCGATCGACCCGCAGCGACACGATGGCCCGGAAAATCCTGGCCGACGGCTCGATCGAGTCGGTCAGTTCCACGTCCTTGGGTCGGGGCGATCGGGTGAAACTGGTGGCCGGGGACGTGATTCCCGCCGACGGGGAAGTGATCGAGGGAATCGGTTCGGTGGATGAATCGGCGATCACCGGAGAATCGGCCCCGGTCCTCAAACAACCCGGCACCGACATCGCCAGTTCCGTCACCGGCGGCACTAGGCTTCTCTCGGACGAGTTGACGGTGCGGATCGCTCAAGATCCTGGTCAGGGTTTTATCGATCGCATGATCTCCCTTGTGGAAGGGGCCGAGCGCACGAAAACCCCCAACGAGATCGCGCTGACGGTACTTCTGGCCGTGTTAACCCAAGTCTTTTTAATTGTCGTGGCCACGATTCCGTCGATCGGGAACTATATCGCCAGTTTTCTAGACACGAGCCTCGGGCCGGCGGTTGCGGATACCTTTCGGGCCGGTTCCAGTATCGCCATCTTGATCTCCCTTCTCGTCGCCCTCATTCCCACGACGATCGGCGGTTTATTGAGCGCCATCGGCATCGCCGGCATGGATCGCGTGGCTCAGTTTAACGTCATCGCTACCTCCGGGCGTGCGGTGGAAGCCTGCGGCGACGTAAATACCCTCCTTCTCGACAAAACGGGAACGATCACCCTCGGCAACCGGCTGGCTGACGAATTTATCCCGGCCAACGGTCATAACCTCGAGGAATTAGCCCGCGTCTGTCTAGCGGCCAGCCTTTTCGACGAAACCCCGGAAGGACGCTCGATCGTTGCTTTAGCCCGGAATTTGGGCGCAAACCTCGATATCGATGGTCAACCCGGCGAGGGAGTCCCATTCTCGGCTCGTACCCGCATGAGCGGCACCGATAGGGACGGCGAGGAATACCGCAAGGGGGCCGTAGAAGCGATTAAAGGTTTCGTCCGTTCCCGCGGTGGTTCTGTTCCCGCCAGCCTCGATCAGGCACGGGAAAGGGTTTCCCGTTTGGGGGGGACTCCCCTGGCCGTCTGTCGGGGTAACGATATCTACGGGGTTATTTATCTCAAAGACATCGTCAAGCCGGGATTAAAAGAGCGTTTTGACCAATTACGGCGCATGGGTGTCAGAACGATCATGCTCACCGGCGACAACCAGATCACGGCCTCGGTGATTGCGGCGGAGGCGGGGGTGGATGATTTTATCGCCGAGGCCACCCCGGAAGATAAGATCGAGGTGATCCGTCGCGAGCAATCCCAGGGCAAGTTAGTTGCCATGACGGGGGACGGCACTAACGACGCACCGGCACTGGCCCAGGCTAATGTCGGTGTGGCGATGAACTCCGGAACCCAAGCGGCGAAGGAGGCGGCCAATATGGTGGATCTCGATTCCGACCCGACCAAGCTGATCGATTTAGTGACCATCGGCAAACAGTTACTCATTACCCGCGGCGCCCTGACCACGTTTTCGGTAGCTAACGATATCGCTAAGTATTTCGCCATTATCCCGACGATTTTCGCCGCTGCCGGGATCGGTCCTTTAAATATCATGGGTTTGAAAAGCGCTCAATCGGCGATCGTCTCGGCCCTGATCTACAATGCCCTAATTATCCCCGTTTTGATTCCCCTAGCACTTAAAGGCGTTCAATTTCGCCCGCTCACTGCTGACCAACTATTGCGGCGCAATATCCTCATCTACGGCGTGGGGGGCGTGATTGCTCCGTTTATTGCTATTAAGATTATTGATGAGATAATTTCAGCGATCGGGTTGAGGTAA
- a CDS encoding HindVP family restriction endonuclease gives MGKSAIFKPSLFGLKHSNRDFTQKETWGKNQFNSSFPASLCAYLDGKGLKNVYLKLDENLKIQPAELSTQELYGLAPDSDNLFYAFESQFTPYNQFVIGSLPRVDLVTQRIDNGNCLRGLEIKLTALPDNTTCDLEDIRYGCEIVVRPDTIVYLACSIINHIRQNTQKLQEIIGSDFDSIQDWTEPREVMPYLLSIVGVIDRLSLDLLPYQQPFLIQPIWKTEGKSSKLAEQCLDVFVWSDLAFTRLFVDLTKFEARIEKTISRQIRSAIWLFKMLDDFSKQERINHRKIIDQLSYNTKNDKAFALSGKITNRYMRSEILHRPRINKSEIREIILGGGQNLLSPERRFDAIIYNSPDLFNLEEGAK, from the coding sequence ATGGGAAAATCGGCAATATTTAAGCCTAGTTTATTCGGATTGAAGCACTCGAATCGGGATTTTACCCAAAAAGAAACATGGGGTAAAAATCAATTTAATTCCTCATTTCCAGCTTCTTTGTGCGCTTACTTAGATGGGAAAGGACTGAAAAATGTATATCTGAAACTCGATGAAAATTTAAAAATTCAACCGGCGGAGTTAAGTACACAAGAGTTATACGGTCTAGCTCCCGATTCCGATAATTTATTTTATGCTTTCGAGAGTCAATTTACGCCGTATAATCAATTTGTAATCGGTAGTTTGCCTAGAGTCGATCTAGTAACCCAGAGAATCGATAACGGTAATTGTCTTCGAGGTCTGGAAATTAAATTAACCGCTTTACCAGACAATACAACTTGTGACTTAGAAGATATTCGTTATGGATGTGAAATAGTGGTTAGACCAGATACCATTGTGTATCTCGCCTGTAGTATAATTAATCACATTAGGCAAAATACACAAAAATTACAGGAGATTATCGGTAGTGATTTCGATTCTATTCAAGACTGGACAGAACCGAGAGAGGTAATGCCTTATTTACTATCAATAGTTGGCGTTATTGACCGACTATCGCTTGATTTATTGCCCTATCAACAACCATTTTTAATACAGCCTATCTGGAAAACGGAAGGCAAATCTTCAAAATTGGCAGAGCAATGTTTAGATGTGTTCGTTTGGAGCGATCTAGCTTTCACTCGGCTATTCGTAGATCTGACTAAATTTGAAGCGAGAATAGAAAAAACTATTTCCAGACAAATACGTTCTGCGATATGGCTGTTCAAAATGCTTGACGATTTCAGCAAACAGGAGCGCATCAATCATAGAAAAATAATCGATCAACTTTCTTACAATACAAAAAACGATAAAGCGTTTGCATTAAGCGGCAAAATTACCAACCGGTATATGCGTTCAGAAATTTTGCATCGACCCAGAATTAACAAGTCAGAAATCAGAGAAATTATTTTAGGAGGTGGACAAAATTTATTGAGTCCTGAAAGGCGATTTGATGCTATTATTTATAATTCACCCGATTTGTTTAATTTAGAGGAGGGAGCAAAATGA